A part of Olleya sp. Bg11-27 genomic DNA contains:
- a CDS encoding mechanosensitive ion channel family protein — translation MIKYAHFFYDYFIDLGLTKITSKYLNLLALSILTVVALLLLDLLVRKILRLISAKVAATTKSNFDDLLIANRVPRNIAHIPALYLAIESIPLVFKDFENLHLFFEKGMQVSGIVLGLLIVRSLLNTLKNYFKTLPRLRDKPIDSYIQVFMIFAWIIGIVLALAVVVGGTSLWKILTGFGAASAVILLIFKDTILGFVASIQVSINDMVRIGDWVTFEKFGADGDVIEINLATVKVQNFDNTITTIPTYALIADSFKNWRGMTNSDGRRIKRHMLIKQTSIKYLTTEDIERLKQIEIISVYLNTMQGKIQNFNDSHSVDKSILINGRNLTNIGVFRKFIQTYLQQHSAINNDMLLMARQLQPTSQGIPLEIYCFTKDKRWESYEYVMSDLFDHFLAAVPFFDLELFELPSNNSFTQS, via the coding sequence ATGATTAAATACGCACATTTTTTTTACGATTACTTTATCGATCTAGGATTAACAAAAATCACTTCTAAGTATCTGAATTTATTGGCGTTATCAATCTTAACTGTAGTTGCGCTTTTATTATTAGATCTTTTAGTTAGAAAAATACTACGTTTAATTTCTGCTAAAGTCGCCGCTACTACTAAATCTAATTTTGATGATTTACTAATCGCTAACCGTGTGCCGAGAAATATAGCCCACATCCCTGCTTTATATTTGGCTATAGAAAGTATCCCGTTAGTGTTTAAGGATTTTGAAAATCTACATTTATTTTTTGAAAAAGGAATGCAAGTTTCCGGTATCGTTTTAGGGTTATTAATCGTCAGAAGTTTACTAAATACACTTAAAAACTACTTTAAAACATTACCAAGACTTAGAGACAAACCCATAGACAGTTACATACAAGTCTTTATGATTTTTGCTTGGATTATAGGCATTGTTCTTGCTTTGGCTGTAGTTGTTGGAGGGACGTCGTTATGGAAAATACTAACCGGTTTTGGTGCTGCTTCTGCTGTTATTTTGTTGATTTTTAAGGATACTATTTTAGGTTTTGTTGCTAGTATCCAAGTTTCTATTAACGATATGGTCCGTATTGGTGATTGGGTTACTTTTGAAAAATTTGGTGCTGATGGTGACGTTATCGAAATAAATCTAGCGACAGTAAAAGTTCAGAATTTTGATAATACAATTACAACTATACCAACCTACGCCTTAATAGCAGATTCGTTTAAAAACTGGCGAGGGATGACAAATTCTGACGGTAGACGAATTAAAAGACACATGTTAATTAAACAAACATCTATTAAATACTTAACAACTGAAGATATTGAGCGTTTAAAGCAAATCGAAATAATTTCGGTCTATCTAAACACCATGCAGGGTAAAATTCAAAATTTTAACGACTCGCATTCTGTTGATAAATCTATATTAATTAATGGCCGTAACTTAACTAATATCGGTGTTTTTAGAAAATTTATTCAAACCTACCTACAACAACATTCTGCTATCAATAATGACATGTTATTAATGGCTAGACAATTGCAACCAACCTCGCAAGGGATTCCCTTGGAGATCTATTGCTTTACTAAAGATAAACGTTGGGAAAGTTATGAGTATGTTATGAGCGATCTATTTGATCACTTCTTAGCAGCCGTTCCTTTTTTCGATTTAGAGTTATTTGAACTTCCAAGCAATAACAGTTTTACACAATCTTAA
- a CDS encoding pseudouridine synthase, with amino-acid sequence MENNHKHFKIYKPFKMLSQFSSNAAKEQRKHFLSELGNFPEGIMPIGRLDEKSEGLLLLTTDGKLSDHVNQSGIEKEYYALVDGAISAEAIQQLCNGVEIGFNGKKYITKPCKVFKLKALPSLPERSKKIRDARHGPTTWISVTLTEGKFRQVRKMTSTVNCPTLRLVRVRVGKILLDDMPVGSVFPIDNLKEIL; translated from the coding sequence ATGGAAAATAACCACAAACACTTCAAAATATATAAACCGTTTAAAATGTTAAGCCAGTTTTCTAGCAATGCTGCTAAAGAACAACGCAAACATTTTTTAAGTGAGCTAGGTAATTTTCCTGAAGGTATTATGCCAATCGGACGCTTGGACGAGAAAAGTGAAGGCCTACTCCTACTCACTACAGATGGTAAACTAAGTGATCATGTTAACCAATCCGGAATCGAAAAAGAATACTATGCCTTAGTCGACGGAGCAATTTCCGCGGAAGCGATACAGCAATTATGTAACGGCGTAGAAATTGGATTTAACGGTAAAAAATACATCACAAAACCTTGCAAAGTTTTTAAATTAAAAGCGCTCCCTAGTTTACCCGAACGTTCTAAAAAAATTAGAGACGCTAGACATGGTCCAACGACATGGATTTCGGTAACTTTAACAGAAGGAAAATTTAGGCAAGTTAGAAAAATGACTAGTACCGTTAATTGCCCAACGTTGCGATTAGTGCGTGTGAGAGTTGGTAAAATCCTACTGGATGATATGCCTGTTGGTTCGGTTTTTCCGATAGACAATTTAAAAGAGATACTTTAA
- a CDS encoding DNA topoisomerase 3, protein MKVCIAEKPSVAREIAQVLGANTKRDGYYEGNGYAVTYTFGHLCTLKEPNDYKPYWKSWDLNNLPMLPEKFETKVTKDSGIQKQFRIVKSLFDKAEVVINCGDAGTEGELIQRWVLDQASYKGEVQRLWISSLTTEAIKEGFLKLEPSSKYDNLYYAGFSRAIGDWLLGMNATRLYTVKYGGYKQVLSVGRVQTPTLAMVVNRWKEIENFKPQPYWELQTLYRDTLFSYEEGRFLKMEDGEKLAEIVKAHDFEIVSITKKKGNEYAPKLFDLTGLQVYCNTKFGFSADETLKIVQKLYEMKVVTYPRVDTTYLPNDIYPKVAGILKNLTKYAVLTQPVLEKKIKKSKKVFDDAKVTDHHAIIPTGVQSNLQYNQQQVYDIITRRFIAVFYDDCKVANTTVIGKAESVNFKTTGKEILDKGWRVVFETKDSPNREAGLLPTFVKGEKGPHEPSFLEKQTKPPNQFTEATLLRAMETAGKQVDDDQLRDLMKENGIGRPSTRANIIETLFRRKYIKRNKKQVLPTVTGIQLIDIIRNDLLKSAELTGLWEKQLKDIEKGEYSASAFINNMKKMVDQLVYEVRSEKVEAKISYTNNKSEKATKTKTKTKTKSKTTTKGIVGKACPKCKSGQVLKGKNAYGCSNYGKTCDFVLPFSFGEKNISENQYKRLLDKGSTVNLKGFKIEGASVEGLLRFDDAFKLKLEPKQNASAKAKTSSDTNPCPKCKKGTIIKGKTAYGCSDYKSGCDFRFSYDLIREKANGKPLTKDLVFEILYGK, encoded by the coding sequence ATGAAAGTCTGTATTGCCGAGAAACCCAGTGTCGCCAGAGAAATTGCGCAAGTATTAGGTGCCAACACAAAACGTGATGGCTACTATGAAGGCAATGGGTATGCAGTAACCTATACATTTGGACATCTTTGTACTTTAAAAGAACCTAACGATTACAAACCCTATTGGAAAAGCTGGGATTTAAACAACTTACCCATGCTGCCTGAAAAATTTGAGACTAAAGTCACCAAAGATTCAGGTATTCAAAAACAATTTAGAATTGTAAAAAGTCTTTTTGATAAAGCCGAAGTGGTTATAAACTGTGGGGATGCCGGGACAGAAGGAGAATTGATACAACGTTGGGTTCTGGATCAAGCTAGTTACAAAGGAGAAGTACAACGTCTTTGGATTAGCTCTCTAACAACGGAAGCTATTAAAGAAGGCTTTTTAAAGCTAGAACCTAGTTCTAAATACGATAATTTATATTACGCAGGATTTTCTAGGGCCATTGGAGATTGGCTATTAGGGATGAACGCTACCCGTTTATACACCGTAAAATATGGTGGATACAAACAAGTTTTAAGTGTTGGTCGTGTACAAACACCAACTTTAGCCATGGTTGTTAACCGTTGGAAAGAAATCGAGAATTTTAAGCCTCAGCCCTATTGGGAATTACAAACTTTATATCGTGACACGTTATTTAGTTATGAGGAAGGTCGCTTTTTGAAAATGGAAGATGGTGAAAAGCTAGCAGAAATTGTAAAAGCACACGATTTTGAAATTGTCTCAATTACAAAGAAAAAAGGAAATGAATATGCACCAAAATTATTCGATTTAACAGGATTACAAGTATACTGTAATACTAAATTTGGATTTTCTGCAGATGAAACCTTGAAGATTGTACAAAAATTGTACGAAATGAAGGTCGTGACCTACCCGAGAGTAGATACCACCTATTTACCAAACGATATTTATCCAAAAGTAGCAGGGATTTTAAAAAACCTGACCAAATATGCCGTACTAACACAACCTGTTTTAGAAAAGAAAATTAAAAAGTCTAAAAAGGTCTTTGATGATGCTAAAGTAACAGATCACCATGCCATTATCCCGACTGGTGTACAGAGCAATTTACAGTACAATCAGCAGCAAGTCTATGATATTATTACCAGACGTTTTATCGCGGTGTTTTATGATGATTGTAAGGTTGCAAATACCACGGTTATAGGAAAAGCAGAAAGTGTTAATTTTAAAACTACAGGTAAAGAAATCTTAGACAAAGGTTGGCGTGTTGTTTTTGAAACAAAAGACAGCCCTAACCGGGAAGCAGGATTATTACCAACATTTGTTAAAGGAGAAAAAGGACCACACGAACCTAGTTTTCTTGAAAAACAAACCAAACCACCTAATCAGTTTACGGAAGCGACTCTCCTACGTGCAATGGAAACCGCAGGAAAACAAGTGGATGATGACCAGTTGCGTGATTTAATGAAAGAAAATGGTATTGGTAGGCCTTCTACTCGTGCCAATATTATTGAAACACTTTTTAGACGTAAATATATAAAACGTAATAAAAAACAAGTATTACCAACAGTAACAGGTATTCAATTGATTGATATTATTAGAAATGATTTACTCAAGTCGGCCGAGCTAACGGGACTTTGGGAAAAGCAATTGAAGGATATTGAAAAAGGCGAATATTCCGCTTCAGCGTTTATAAATAATATGAAAAAAATGGTAGATCAATTGGTCTACGAAGTAAGAAGCGAAAAGGTCGAAGCTAAAATAAGTTACACCAATAATAAATCAGAAAAAGCAACAAAGACTAAAACAAAGACTAAAACAAAATCTAAAACCACAACTAAAGGTATTGTTGGTAAAGCCTGTCCAAAATGTAAAAGCGGACAAGTTTTAAAAGGAAAAAACGCCTATGGTTGTAGTAATTATGGAAAAACATGTGATTTTGTGTTGCCTTTTAGTTTTGGCGAAAAAAATATTTCTGAAAACCAATACAAGCGTTTATTGGATAAAGGATCAACTGTGAATTTAAAAGGGTTTAAAATAGAAGGCGCTTCAGTTGAAGGCTTACTTCGTTTTGATGATGCCTTCAAACTAAAATTAGAACCCAAGCAAAATGCTTCAGCGAAAGCAAAAACAAGTTCGGATACCAATCCGTGTCCTAAATGTAAAAAAGGAACCATTATTAAAGGAAAAACGGCCTATGGTTGTAGTGATTATAAATCAGGATGCGACTTTAGATTCAGCTATGATTTGATTCGCGAAAAAGCAAATGGTAAACCACTAACCAAAGATTTGGTTTTTGAGATTTTATATGGAAAATAA
- a CDS encoding DUF4139 domain-containing protein — translation MKKIFGLFLFLLSVSATAQTEVSSKITAVKVFKSNAQIVRDASFNAAMGPQEIVLTGISTSINPSSLQVQFNNPNTVLVSAKYENNYLVSKTNNKEIEALKTQLEALNDDINWLAHERNSLLGMEQILNKNQDLGSGNSSFTPQQVLELSNVYHAKYLEIKKAIIALDKKEKPLRETAVKLTQQLSELNAKFNKPSGNIVLQIDSKKPGKVAIDCKYIVGNVGWTPLYDLRSESITENVNLTYKASIYQNTGLDWDNVALTISTGNPSQNNDRPILSPLYASIYYQQRQRYKKEQNDEVMEEIQVSNMAYTQKSEYVNASTIAENQLTIDFNILSKRSIASDGKENLVALQSFDLKTDYIYHTVPKLDRAAFLIAKITDWSQYNLIAGEANIFFEGAFVGTSYINPEVTAKELLISMGRDNSIVVERTPIKEFTASKFIGSNKKETIGYELVVKNKKGTPITIEILDQIPVSQNKDIEITLDDKGNAEYTEDNGKLLWTIGVQARETVVEKFIYTIKYPKNKNVRGTK, via the coding sequence ATGAAAAAAATATTTGGACTATTCCTCTTTCTACTAAGTGTTTCTGCAACAGCACAAACCGAAGTATCCTCTAAAATAACAGCTGTTAAAGTCTTTAAAAGCAACGCGCAAATAGTAAGAGACGCCTCGTTTAACGCCGCAATGGGACCACAAGAAATTGTGTTAACGGGAATTTCTACAAGCATCAACCCTTCCAGTTTGCAAGTGCAATTTAATAACCCTAATACGGTATTGGTATCTGCAAAATATGAAAACAACTATCTCGTTTCCAAAACAAATAACAAAGAAATTGAAGCGTTAAAAACACAATTAGAAGCTTTAAACGATGATATCAATTGGTTGGCTCATGAGCGTAATAGTTTATTAGGAATGGAACAAATCCTAAATAAAAATCAAGATTTGGGCTCTGGAAATTCTAGTTTTACACCGCAACAAGTCTTAGAGTTAAGTAACGTATATCATGCTAAATACCTTGAAATAAAAAAAGCGATTATCGCTTTAGATAAAAAGGAAAAACCTTTAAGAGAAACTGCTGTAAAATTGACCCAACAATTAAGTGAGCTTAATGCCAAATTTAATAAACCGAGTGGAAATATTGTGCTTCAAATAGATTCTAAAAAACCAGGTAAAGTAGCAATTGATTGTAAATATATTGTTGGAAACGTAGGTTGGACTCCGTTATACGATTTAAGATCAGAAAGTATTACAGAAAATGTAAACTTAACTTATAAAGCTAGTATCTACCAAAACACTGGATTAGACTGGGACAATGTGGCTTTAACAATAAGTACAGGTAATCCGTCTCAAAATAATGACAGACCTATTTTAAGTCCTTTGTATGCTAGTATCTACTACCAACAGAGACAGCGATACAAAAAAGAACAAAATGATGAAGTCATGGAAGAAATCCAGGTTAGTAATATGGCATACACGCAAAAATCAGAATATGTTAATGCTTCGACAATCGCAGAAAATCAATTAACTATAGATTTTAATATTTTAAGTAAACGCTCTATTGCTAGTGATGGAAAAGAAAACTTAGTGGCTTTACAATCGTTTGATTTAAAAACCGATTACATCTATCACACGGTTCCTAAATTAGACAGAGCTGCCTTTTTGATAGCAAAAATTACGGATTGGAGTCAATACAACTTAATTGCAGGAGAAGCCAATATCTTTTTTGAAGGTGCTTTTGTAGGGACGTCTTATATTAATCCAGAAGTGACTGCTAAAGAATTATTAATCTCTATGGGACGTGATAATAGTATTGTTGTAGAGCGTACGCCAATAAAAGAGTTTACCGCTTCAAAATTTATTGGAAGTAATAAAAAAGAAACCATAGGTTACGAACTTGTAGTTAAAAACAAAAAAGGAACGCCTATAACTATTGAAATTCTAGATCAAATCCCTGTCTCTCAAAATAAGGATATTGAAATTACTTTAGATGATAAAGGAAATGCTGAATATACAGAAGATAATGGTAAGTTATTGTGGACCATTGGCGTCCAAGCAAGAGAGACTGTTGTCGAAAAGTTTATTTACACTATTAAATATCCTAAAAATAAAAACGTGAGAGGTACCAAATAA
- a CDS encoding DUF1853 family protein, whose product MQPFVKQLGSTFVFNKYVRTNIRLGQRVEQFVFEELKQFKNISVLAENIQIQENQNHTIGELDCLYLDEGQAVHLEIQFKYYLYDSTLGPNEVDCLIGPMRRDSLIEKLNKLKSKQLPLLFNKATRPLLDRLQLKAENIKQRIYFKAQIFVPFGQSIQFETLNNDCIYGVYFNYALLPQFAACKFYKPQKIDWLLDLDVTVDWLTYEQIKPQLDSYEAEKYAPLLWLKFPNGTLTKCFVVAW is encoded by the coding sequence ATGCAACCTTTTGTAAAACAATTAGGTAGCACCTTTGTTTTTAATAAATACGTTAGAACTAATATACGTTTAGGACAACGTGTGGAGCAATTTGTTTTTGAAGAGTTAAAACAGTTCAAAAATATTTCGGTTTTAGCGGAAAACATTCAAATTCAGGAAAATCAAAACCATACCATTGGCGAATTGGACTGTTTATATTTGGATGAAGGGCAAGCTGTTCATTTAGAAATTCAGTTTAAATACTATTTATATGATTCGACTTTAGGGCCTAATGAGGTCGATTGCTTGATTGGCCCCATGCGCCGAGATTCTTTAATAGAAAAACTAAACAAGTTAAAAAGCAAGCAACTTCCGTTACTTTTTAACAAAGCCACAAGACCATTATTAGACCGGTTGCAATTAAAAGCTGAGAATATAAAACAACGCATTTATTTTAAAGCACAGATTTTTGTGCCTTTTGGGCAATCTATTCAATTTGAAACTTTAAATAACGACTGTATTTATGGGGTTTATTTCAATTATGCGCTATTACCTCAGTTTGCAGCGTGTAAGTTTTATAAACCACAAAAAATAGATTGGTTGTTGGATTTGGACGTTACTGTCGATTGGTTAACTTATGAGCAAATCAAGCCACAATTGGATAGTTATGAAGCAGAAAAATACGCGCCATTACTCTGGTTAAAATTCCCTAATGGAACATTAACCAAGTGTTTTGTAGTGGCATGGTAA